In Nasonia vitripennis strain AsymCx chromosome 2, Nvit_psr_1.1, whole genome shotgun sequence, a genomic segment contains:
- the LOC100123518 gene encoding ATP-dependent helicase brm isoform X1, whose translation MSRKVSKAQLSPRERSYKGAPPCRNVDLSEGKARKKTGARAPYSMTSSSPQPSPMPPPQAPNQMGPPQQAPSPSNHPHSPAPGYQEGPPQPMSQQSQQTPPPMFPPQHPGQPPQQGYGGPPPPQHQGPPQNYPHPQQMPPNMGMPPQHHPHSPSPGYENVQSSQMQGVPQPQGNYQHPSHQVPPHPQSSHQQPPHSQSPHPQGSHSQSPHSQGPHPQSPHQQGPHSQSPHLQSPHSQPPHLQGPHPQSPHQQSPHSQSPHPQGPHGQPPHSQGPHSQSPHPQGPHGQSPHPQGPHSQSPHQQGPHSQSSHPQGNHPQSPHPGGPHSQSPHSQGPHSQSPHPQGPHMQQGPHPQPPHSQSPHHQSSHQPPHPGSHPGPHQGPHQGPHPGQHPGPHPGPHPGPHQGPHQGPHPGAHQGPHPGAHQGPHQGPHQGPHQGPHQGPHQGPHQGPHQGPHQGPHQGPHQGPHQGPHGPHPQLPHQSQMPVPQYYQPHPPQAGANAGNMGQGGPPGPTQGQQQPSPPQGGPMGPMHGQPGHNAPSHSPGPGQPHPPEMRPSMGNQQQQQQSPSPGGPSGPGGPAGSTGPGAPMSASSSNSPMGLSGPGGPGGPSGPGSSISAAAPGGPGGPGSSMGPGGPGGPMGAGGPGGPMGAGGAGGPGQGSLMGAGGPGGPMGAGGPGGPMSAPGPGGPMNPGNGPGGPMSTGGPGGSMGTGGPGGSMGAAGPGGSMSSGGPSGPIGAGPGGPMGIGGPGGPIGAGGPGGPMGTGGPGGPMGTGGTGGPMGAGGPGGPMGTGGPGGPMGSGGPGGPIGSSGSGGPMGPGGPMGSGGPGGSMSTSGPGGPMGAGGPGSHMGPGGPGGPMSAGGPGGPMGVGVPGGSSGPGGPMGAGGPMGPVGPGGPMGAGGPGGPMGGGIPGGPMGAGGPMGAGVPGGHMMGAGPGGPMVPGGPPPMNQGPGHISPNTQNGPPGSGPGPAPVPGQGQENLNALQKVINTMEKKGLQEDPRYLQLLALRARQGNNENQLLTPQQMQQFHAQIMAYRTLARSQPLSPQQIMAVQGINQRPVDPSQVGPMGPGGPPGGPPHGPMGMPGFPGPPRLGPPGPQQQQQQQPHPQQQGPQPGSKTNRVTTVARPCGVDPLHILHERESRVNQRITLRMQQLGYVPPNLPEELRTQAQIELRMLRVLDFQRQLRSEILSSTRRDTTLETTVNMKAYKRAKRQGLRESRATEKLEKQQKLEAERKRKQKHQEFITSVLQHGKDLKEFHRNNIAKLSRLNKAIMNYHANAEREQKKEQERIEKERMRRLMAEDEEGYRKLIDQKKDKRLAFLLSQTDEYIGNLTEMVKQHKIEQKKKQAEEQKRKKKKKRLSVEGENGEAVDGEDVRVEVMETSTGRTLTGDEAPLLSQLNAFLEGHPGWEAVETDSEDDDDEDGDENDEKNDKENNSEEVKTKKTIQKAKVEDDEYKTEEQTYYSIAHTVHESVTEQASIMVNGQLKEYQVKGLEWMVSLFNNNLNGILADEMGLGKTIQTIALVTYLMEKKKVNGPFLIIVPLSTLSNWILEFEKWAPSVVVVSYKGSPAGRRAIQSQMRATKFNVLLTTYEYIIKDKSVLAKLQWKYMIIDEGHRMKNHHCKLTQVLNTHYLAPHRLLLTGTPLQNKLPELWALLNFLLPSIFKSCSTFEQWFNAPFATTGEKVELNEEETILIIRRLHKVLRPFLLRRLKKEVESQLPDKVEYIIKCDMSGLQKVLYKHMQSKGVLLTDGSEKGKRGKGGAKALMNTIVQLRKLCNHPFMFQHIEEKYCEYLGIQGSGVITGPLLYRASGKFELLDRILPKLKATGHRVLLFCQMTQLMTIMEDYLQWRGFLYLRLDGTTKAEDRGDLLKKFNDPGSEFFLFILSTRAGGLGLNLQAADTVIIFDSDWNPHQDLQAQDRAHRIGQKNEVRVLRLMTVNSVEERILAAARYKLNMDEKVIQAGMFDQKSTGSERQQFLQSILHQDDADDEEENEVPDDETVNQMIARSEGEFEAFQKLDLERRREEAKMGPARKGRLLEESELPEWLVKNDDEVEKCCYEQEEDEKFLGRGSRQRKEVDYTNSLTEKELLRAIGDDGVEFEEEEEEDKKKKQTRKRRKKGDEDEEPVVKKRRGASGISPKLKRSMKKIISVVVNYTDSTDGRALSEPFMELPSRREFPDYYEIIKKPLAINKLIQKIEESKYTDLDELEKDFMQLCKNAQIYNEEASLIHENSIVLQSVFTNARQKVEAEGLGSDDNKDGDDGSDAESNVRMKIKLKGRKGEGGGRGGRRKRISKKCISDDDDDADDH comes from the exons ATGAGCCGCAAAGTAAGTAAAGCGCAGCTCTCGCCCCGTGAACGATCGTACAAAGGTGCGCCTCCTTGCAGAAATGTCGATTTGAGCGAGGGGAAGGCACGAAAAAAAACTGGAGCCCGAGCGCCATATAGCATGACGAGCTCGTCGCCACAGCCATCGCCAATGCCGCCTCCGCAGGCTCCGAATCAAATGGGCCCGCCGCAACAGGCGCCCTCGCCCTCCAATCATCCCCATAGTCCAGCTCCCGGCTACCAGGAGGGCCCACCGCAGCCCATGTCTCAGCAATCTCAGCAGACTCCACCGCCCATGTTTCCACCACAACATCCtg GGCAACCACCACAGCAAGGATATGGTGGCCCTCCACCACCACAACATCAAGGGCCTCCACAGAATTATCCTCATCCTCAACAAATGCCACCGAATATGGGCATGCCACCGCAGCATCATCCTCATAGTCCTTCACCAGGCTATGAAAATGTTCAGTCTTCTCAAATGCAAGGAGTGCCTCAGCCACAAGGAAATTACCAGCACCCATCACACCAAGTTCCTCCTCATCCACAGTCGTCTCACCAGCAACCCCCGCATTCGCAGTCGCCTCATCCACAAGGATCCCATTCGCAATCGCCTCACTCTCAGGGTCCTCATCCACAATCGCCGCATCAACAAGGCCCTCATTCACAATCACCACATTTGCAGAGTCCTCACTCTCAACCGCCACATTTACAAGGACCTCATCCTCAATCTCCACACCAACAAAGCCCTCATTCTCAATCACCACACCCACAAGGTCCTCATGGGCAACCACCCCATTCTCAAGGTCCACATTCGCAGTCACCACACCCGCAAGGGCCACATGGTCAATCTCCCCATCCTCAAGGCCCCCACTCACAATCTCCACACCAACAAGGTCCCCACTCACAATCATCACATCCGCAAGGTAATCATCCCCAGTCTCCACATCCAGGGGGACCTCATTCTCAATCCCCTCACTCTCAAGGACCTCATTCTCAATCTCCTCATCCACAGGGTCCACATATGCAACAAGGTCCTCATCCACAACCTCCTCACTCACAATCTCCTCATCATCAATCCTCTCATCAGCCGCCGCACCCAGGTTCACACCCAGGCCCTCACCAAGGCCCGCATCAAGGTCCACATCCTGGCCAACATCCAGGTCCACATCCAGGCCCACATCCAGGCCCGCATCAAGGCCCGCATCAAGGTCCTCATCCAGGTGCACACCAAGGACCTCATCCAGGTGCACACCAAGGACCTCATCAAGGTCCACATCAGGGACCACATCAGGGTCCACATCAGGGTCCACATCAGGGTCCACATCAAGGCCCACATCAAGGACCACATCAAGGCCCTCATCAAGGCCCGCATCAAGGCCCACACCAGGGTCCTCATGGACCTCATCCACAGCTTCCGCATCAATCTCAAATGCCTGTCCCGCAGTATTATCAACCTCATCCTCCGCAAGCCGGAGCTAATGCAGGCAATATGGGACAAGGCGGGCCGCCTGGACCAACACAAGGACAACAACAGCCTTCACCTCCCCAAGGTGGCCCAATGGGACCAATGCACGGTCAACCTGGCCATAATGCTCCATCACACTCCCCTGGTCCTGGACAACCGCATCCACCAGAAATGCGGCCAAGTATGG GTAatcaacaacagcaacaacaatcTCCAAGTCCTGGTGGACCAAGTGGACCTGGTGGTCCAGCCGGATCGACTGGTCCTGGTGCACCTATGAGTGCTAGCAGTTCGAATAGTCCTATGGGTCTGAGTGGCCCTGGTGGCCCAGGTGGTCCAAGTGGGCCTGGAAGTTCTATAAGTGCTGCAGCTCCTGGAGGGCCTGGAGGTCCTGGAAGTTCTATGGGTCCAGGAGGACCAGGAGGTCCAATGGGAGCAGGAGGACCAGGAGGACCAATGGGAGCAGGAGGAGCAGGAGGACCTGGACAAGGAAGTTTAATGGGCGCTGGAGGCCCTGGCGGCCCTATGGGTGCTGGAGGCCCAGGAGGTCCGATGAGTGCACCAGGTCCTGGTGGTCCCATGAATCCTGGTAATGGCCCTGGAGGACCTATGAGCACTGGTGGACCTGGAGGCTCTATGGGTACTGGCGGTCCTGGAGGTTCAATGGGTGCTGCAGGACCTGGAGGATCAATGAGCAGTGGAGGGCCAAGTGGACCTATAGGAGCTGGCCCAGGGGGCCCTATGGGCATAGGAGGACCTGGCGGCCCAATCGGAGCTGGTGGTCCTGGAGGACCAATGGGAACTGGTGGGCCTGGCGGTCCAATGGGAACTGGTGGTACTGGAGGTCCGATGGGTGCCGGTGGTCCAGGAGGGCCAATGGGAACTGGTGGTCCTGGAGGTCCAATGGGATCTGGTGGACCAGGAGGACCAATAGGATCTAGTGGGTCTGGAGGTCCAATGGGACCTGGCGGACCAATGGGATCTGGTGGACCCGGAGGTTCAATGTCAACTAGCGGTCCTGGTGGTCCAATGGGTGCTGGAGGACCTGGAAGTCACATGGGTCCTGGTGGACCTGGAGGTCCCATGAGTGCTGGTGGTCCTGGAGGGCCTATGGGAGTAGGCGTTCCTGGCGGTTCTAGTGGTCCTGGAGGACCAATGGGGGCTGGAGGTCCAATGGGCCCTGTTGGTCCTGGAGGTCCTATGGGTGCTGGTGGTCCAGGTGGCCCGATGGGTGGCGGGATTCCCGGAGGTCCAATGGGTGCAGGAGGTCCAATGGGAGCCGGTGTACCAGGAGGTCACATGATGGGTGCAGGTCCTGGAGGTCCAATGGTTCCAGGAGGTCCACCTCCAATGAATCAAGGCCCTGGACACATTAGCCCCAATACGCAAAACGGTCCACCGGGATCTGGTCCTGGACCCGCTCCAGTTCCTGGTCAAGGACAGGAAAATCTCAATGCTCTGCAAAAGGTGATAAACACTATGGAAAAGAAGGGCCTACAAGAAGATCCACGATATTTACAACTTCTTGCGCTAAGAGCACGACAGGGCAACAACGAGAACCAGCTTCTCACTCCACAGCAGATGCAGCAGTTTCATGCTCAGATTATGGCTTACCGCACTTTGGCGCGAAGTCAGCCTCTCAGTCCTCAACAGATAATGGCTGTTCAAGGAATTAATCAAAGACCCGTCGATCCGTCTCAGGTCGGCCCCATGGGACCTGGCGGTCCACCAGGTGGTCCTCCTCATGGACCTATGGGTATGCCCGGTTTTCCAGGTCCTCCAAGGTTAGGTCCACCTGGTccgcaacaacagcaacagcaacaaccGCACCCTCAGCAGCAAGGACCTCAACCCGGCTCGAAAACAAACAGAGTCACAACAGTGGCCAGGCCTTGCGGTGTCGATCCGCTCCATATATTGCACGAACGCGAGTCTCGCGTGAACCAAAGGATCACGCTACGCATGCAACAGCTTGGTTACGTACCTCCCAACCTACCTGAAGAATTGCGTACTCAGGCACAGATAGAGTTACGCATGCTGCGGGTTCTGGACTTCCAACGACAGCTTAGATCAGAAATTTTATCCAGCACGCGCCGAGACACGACGCTCGAGACGACAGTAAACATGAAAGCGTATAAACGCGCTAAGCGACAGGGTCTGAGGGAATCTCGAGCCACGGAAAAGCTCGAGAAACAACAGAAGCTCGAGGCCGAGAGGAAACGAAAGCAGAAACACCAAGAATTTATAACGTCGGTTTTGCAGCACGGTAAGGATTTGAAGGAATTCCACAGGAACAATATAGCCAAGCTCTCGCGGCTTAACAAGGCTATCATGAATTATCACGCGAATGCCGAGCGGGAACAGAAGAAAGAACAAGAGAGGATAGAGAAAGAACGAATGAGACGTTTGATGGCCGAGGATGAAGAGGGTTACAGAAAACTTATTGATCAGAAGAAAGACAAGCGTTTGGCTTTCTTACTTTCACAGACTGATGAATATATTGGCAATCTCACGGAGATGGTAAAGCAGCATAAGATAGAGCAAAAGAAGAAGCAGGCTGAGGAGcaaaagaggaagaagaaaaaaaagagacttTCAGTAGAAGGTGAAAATGGTGAAGCGGTCGACGGCGAAGATGTTCGAGTCGAAGTCATGGAGACGTCCACCGGTCGTACTCTGACGGGTGATGAGGCTCCTCTATTAAGCCAGCTAAATGCATTTCTGGAGGGTCATCCAGGATGGGAAGCAGTTGAGACTGATAGTGAGGACGATGATGACGAAGATGGCGACGAAAATGATGAGAAGAATGACAAAGAAAACAATTCTGAAGAGGTGAAAACTAAGAAAACGATACAAAAAGCCAAAGTTGAAGACGATGAATACAAAACTGAAGAACAAACTTATTATAGTATTGCTCACACAGTTCACGAGAGTGTCACAGAACAGGCATCTATTATGGTCAATGGACAATTGAAAGAGTATCAAGTCAAAGGTTTGGAATGGATGGTGTCGTTATTCAACAACAACCTCAACGGTATTTTGGCTGACGAGATGGGTCTTGGTAAGACCATACAGACGATAGCTCTCGTCACCTATCTTATGGAAAAGAAGAAAGTTAACGGGCCTTTTCTCATTATTGTTCCTCTATCGACGCTTTCCAATTGGATATTAGAGTTTGAAAAATGGGCACCCAGCGTCGTTGTTGTTTCTTATAAAGGGTCCCCAGCTGGAAGAAGAGCCATTCAGTCTCAAATGCGCGCCACTAAATTTAACGTTTTATTAACTACTTATGAATATATTATCAAAGACAAAAGTGTCTTAGCGAAATTACAGTGGAAGTATATGATTATAGACGAAGGACATAGAATGAAAAATCATCATTGTAAATTAACTCAAGTGTTAAACACTCATTATCTTGCACCTCATCGTTTGTTGCTCACGGGTACACcattacaaaacaaattacCAGAGCTGTGGGCTCTGTTAAATTTCTTACTTCCatctatttttaaatcttGCAGTACCTTTGAACAGTGGTTTAATGCACCTTTTGCTACGACTGGTGAAAAAGTTGAATTGAATGAAGAAGAAACGATTCTTATTATCCGTCGTCTGCATAAAGTATTGCGGCCGTTCTTGTTAAGACGTTTGAAAAAAGAAGTAGAGTCACAACTACCTGATAaagtagaatatattattaagtGTGATATGTCGGGCTTACAAAAAGTTCTTTATAAGCATATGCAGAGTAAAGGTGTTTTATTGACTGATGGATCTGAAAAAGGAAAACGCGGCAAAGGTGGCGCAAAAGCCCTAATGAACACAATTGTCCAACTGCGTAAACTTTGTAATCATCCATTCATGTTCCAACATATTGAAGAAAAATACTGCGAATATTTGGGTATACAAGGATCTGGAGTTATTACTGGTCCTCTTTTATACCGAGCTTCTGGAAAGTTTGAACTGCTAGATCGTATTTTACCCAAATTAAAAGCTACAGGTCATAGGGTATTGTTGTTCTGTCAAATGACGCAACTCATGACCATCATGGAGGATTATCTTCAATGGCGTGGCTTCTTATATTTAAGATTAGATGGAACAACAAAAGCAGAAGATAGAGGAGATCtgttaaagaaattcaacgaTCCTGGATCAGAGTTTTTCCTATTTATATTATCTACACGAGCTGGTGGTCTTGGTTTGAATCTCCAGGCTGCGGATactgtaattatttttgattccGACTGGAATCCTCACCAAGACTTGCAAGCTCAAGACAGGGCTCATAGAATAGGACAGAAGAATGAAGTAAGGGTTTTAAGACTAATGACTGTGAACTCCGTAGAGGAGAGAATTTTAGCCGCTGCTAGGTATAAACTTAACATGGATGAAAAGGTCATTCAAGCTGGTATGTTTGATCAAAAATCCACTGGATCTGAACGGCAGCAATTCCTTCAAAGTATTTTACATCAAGATGATGCAGACGATGAAGAGGAGAATGAAGTTCCAGATGATGAGACTGTAAATCAGATGATTGCAAGATCCGAAGGAGAGTTTGAGGCCTTCCAAAAACTCGACTtagaaagaagaagagaagaagcgAAAATGGGGCCTGCCAGAAAAGGCCGTTTGCTAGAGGAATCTGAACTTCCTGAGTGGTTGGTGAAAAACGACGATGAAGTTGAAAAGTGCTGTTATGaacaagaagaagatgaaaaaTTCTTAGGCCGAGGTTCAAGGCAGCGCAAAGAAGTCGATTACACCAATAGCCTCACAGAGAAAGAATTATTAAGGGCTATTGGCGATGATGGAGTTGAATtcgaagaagaggaagaagaagacaagaaaaagaaacaaacGAGAAAACGCAGAAAGAAGGGCGATGAGGATGAGGAGCCTGTTGTAAAGAAGAGGAGAGGTGCCTCGGGTATAAGTCCCAAGTTAAAGAGGAgtatgaagaaaataatttctgtagTCGTTAATTATACGGATAGTACCGACGGCCGAGCGTTAAGTGAACCCTTTATGGAATTACCGTCGCGTCGTGAATTCCCAGATTATTACGAAATCATTAAGAAGCCTCTCGCTATCAATAAACTGATACAAAAAATAGAAGAGAGCAAATACACAGACTTGGATGAACTCGAGAAGGACTTTATGCAGCTTTGCAAAAACGCACAAATATACAACGAGGAAGCGTCACTGATCCACGAGAATTCTATTGTTTTGCAATCTGTTTTTACAAATGCACGACAAAAGGTCGAAGCCGAGGGTCTGGGCTCCGACGACAATAAGGATGGCGATGATGGATCGGACGCAGAATCTAACGTAAggatgaaaattaaattgaaaGGAAGAAAAGGCGAGGGTGGTGGAAGAGGAGGTCGAAGAAAGAGAATAAGCAAAAAGTGTATTTCagacgatgacgacgatgcTGATGATCATTGA